A portion of the Harpia harpyja isolate bHarHar1 unplaced genomic scaffold, bHarHar1 primary haplotype scaffold_55, whole genome shotgun sequence genome contains these proteins:
- the LOC128138584 gene encoding olfactory receptor 14A16-like → MSNSSSITEFLLLAFADTRELQLLHFWLFLGIYLAALLANSLIITAVACDHRLHTPMYFFLLNLSLLDLGSISTTVPKAMANSLWNTRAISYPGCAAQVFLLIFLISAEYFLLTVMAYDRYVAICKPLHYGTLLGSRACVHMAAAAWGTGFLYAVLHTANTFSLPLCQGNAVDQFFCEIPQILKLACSDAYLREVGVLVVGVCFGFGCFVFIVLSYGQIFRAVLRIPSEQGQHKAFSTCLPHLAVVSLFLTTAMFAYLKPPSISSPSLDLLVAVLYSVVPPALNPLIYSMRNHEIKDALRKLITGCF, encoded by the coding sequence atgtccaacagcagctccatcactgagttcctcctcctggcatttgcagacacgcgggagctgcagctcttgcacttctggctcttcctgggcatctacctggctgccctcctggccaacagcctcatcatcaccgcggtagcctgtgaccaccgcctccacacacccatgtacttcttcctcctcaacctctccctccttgacctgggatccatctccaccactgtccccaaagctatggccaactccctctggaacaccagggccatctcctacccaggatgtgctgcacaggtgtttctgttaatctttttgatctcagcagagtattttcttctcactgtcatggcctatgaccgctacgttgccatctgcaaacccctgcactacgggaccctcctgggcagcagagcttgtgtccacatggcagcagctgcctggggcactggtttcctctatgctgtgctgcacactgccaatacattttcactacccctctgccaaggcaatgctgtggaccagttcttctgtgaaatcccccagatcctcaagctcgcctgctcagatgcctacctcagggaagttggggtacttgtagttggtgtctgttttggatttgggtgttttgttttcattgtgctgtcctatgggcagatcttcagggctgtgctgaggatcccctctgagcagggacagcacaaagccttttccacctgcctccctcacctggccgtggtctccttgtttttAACTACTGCCATGTTTGcttacctgaagcccccctccatctcctccccatccctggacctgctggtggcagttctgtactcggtggtgcctccagccttgaaccccctcatctacagcatgagaaaccatgagatcaaggatgccctgagaaaactcATCACTGGATGCTTTTGA
- the LOC128138561 gene encoding antigen WC1.1-like encodes MGLVNSSTACAGRVEVQVLGTWGTLCASHWDLSDAHVLCRQLNCGFAESVPGGEHFGRGTGPVWRDSFHCDGTEAHLGQCPVITLGASPCSHGNNAAVVCAGSAGFASLRLVGGGSRCDGRVEIFQNGTWGRVLDDQWDMQEASVVCRQLRCGEAGTAYNPPKPERGTGPVGLRGVRCAGHEASLALCNTSLPESAPAAGVVEDVGVICWGSRRVRLVNGSRCCAGRVEIYYQGIWGTVCDDGWDLSDAAVVCHQLGCGGAVEAAGSAQFGEGSGQIWLDGVNCSGAEAALWDCPARPWGQHDCGHKEDAGVICSEFVALRLENSDGCSGRLQVFYNGTWGSICSNLMTLDTVSLACKELGCGDGGSLETQLPYRRVSGPTWLDNMQCGEKTSSFWQCPSAPWNPQSCEDPREEIHITCNEKPSQPHTSSSSCHPGCQQRLGEAEASAGLCLLSQCHGRSLPSPDREKIRAVGGEDRCSGRVEVWHRGSWGTVCDDSWDMRDAEVACRQLGCGPAVSALHEAAFGMGTGPIWLEQVECRGTELSLQDCWARPGDGGACRHKEDAAVNCSGETAASPPQADSPRGRLTGSRRVSVPVIICIILGALLCLLLALLAGQALSTRAGRRGSRSAQEMFPEAVYEEIGYSPVWEKQARFGHSDPIGEQHSQGETPMMIRDIQGHCKHSLQPLENSHGGKLQSCISEKEAPEDLPEGGHSETPKSQHCRPHAGQSLAV; translated from the exons ATGGG gctggtgaacagcagcacagcgTGTGCAGGGAGGGTAGAGGTCCAGGTGTTGGGGACCTGggggaccctctgtgcctcccactgggATCTCTCGGATGCCCACGTTCTCTGTCGTCAACTCAACTGCGGGTTTGCTGAGTCCGTTCCTGGAGGAGAGCATTTTGGGAGAGGGACTGGCCCTGTCTGGAGAGACTCATTCCACTGTGACGGTACAGAAGCCCATCTGGGACAATGCCCAGTGATCACCCTGGGGGCCTCACCATGCTCCCACGGGAACAACGCTGCTGTCGTTTGCGCAG gctcagccggctttgcatccctgcggctggtgggtggagggagccggtgcgaTGGACGAGTGGAGATCTTCCAGAACGGGACAtggggcagagtcctggatgaccagtgggacatgcaggaggccagcgtggtgtgccggcagctgcggtgcggagaggcagggacagcctACAACCCCCCAAAGCCTGAGCGAGGGACCGGCCCTGTGGGGCTGCGAGGGGTCCGGTGCGCAGGGCACGAGGCCAGCCTGgccctctgcaacacctccctgcccgaGAGTGCACCGGCGGCAGGGGTTGTGGAGGACGTGGGAGTCATCTGCTGGG GGAGCCGGAGGGTCCGGCTGGTGAACGGGTCCAggtgctgtgctgggagagtggagatcTACTACCAGGGCATCTGGGGGACTGTCTGTGACGATGGCTGGGACCTGTCTGATGCCGCCGTCgtttgccaccagctgggctgtggagggGCAGTGGAGGCAGCCGGCTCCGCTCAGTTCGGGGAAGGCTCCGGgcagatctggctggatggcgTGAACTGCTCTGGGGCCGAAGCTGCTCTCTGGGACTGccctgccaggccctgggggcagCACGACTGCGGGCACAAAGAGGATGCGGGAGTCATCTGCTCAG agttcgtggccctgaggctggagaacagtgaTGGCTGCTCCGGGCGCCTGCAGGTTTTCTACAACGGGACGTGGGGCAGCATTTGCTCCAACTTGATGACTCTCGACACGGTGTcgctggcatgcaaggagctgggctgtggggacgGAGGATCCCTGGAAACACAGCTGCCTTATAGAAGGGTGTCTGGCCCTACGTGGCTGGATAACatgcagtgtggggagaaaaccagctccttctggcagtgtccctctgctccctggaacCCACAGTCATGTGAAGACCCACGAGAGGAGAtccacatcacctgcaatg aaaaGCCATCACAGCCACACACGTCCAGCAGCAGTTGCCACCCAGGTTGCCAGCAGcgcctgggggaggcagaggcatctgCAG ggctctgcctgctgtctcAGTGCCATGGGaggtctttgccttctccagacagggagaagattcgTGCTGTGGGAGGTGAGGACAGGTGCTCAGGCAGAGTGGAGGTCTGGCACCGTGGCTCTTGGGGGACGGTGTGCGACGACTCCTGGGACATGCGGGATGCTGAGgtggcgtgcaggcagctgggctgcggccccgcggtgtctgccctgcatgaggctgcatttgggatggggacgggccccatctggctggagcaggtggagtgccgggggacagagctgtctctgcaggactgctgggcccGGCCTGGGGATGGTGGTGCTTGCCGGCATAAGGAAGATGCTGCGGTGAACTGCTCAGGTGA gacagcagcatccccaccccaAGCAG ATTCCCCCCGGGGCCGTCTAACTGGCAGCAGGAGAGTCTCAGTGCCTGTCATCATCTGCATCATCctgggggcccttctctgcctgctcctggccctcctggctgggcaagcACTAAGCACCAGGGCTGGGCGCAGAG gctccagGAGTGCTCAGGAGATGTTCCCTGAGGCTGTGTACGAGGAGATTGGTTACAGCCcagtgtgggagaagcaggcgaggTTTGGTCACTCAG ACCCCATTGGAGAGCAGCATTCCCAGGGTGAGACCCCCATGATGATTCGTGACATACAGGGGCACTGCAAACACAGCCTCCAGCCCCTGGAAAACTCCCATGGGGGCAAGCTCCAGTCCTGCATCTCAGAGAAGGAAG ctCCCGAGGACCTGCCTGAGGGGGGTCACAGTGAGACCCCCAAGTCTCAGCACTGCAGGCCCCATGCTGGGCAGAGCTTGGCTGTTTAA